One window from the genome of Kitasatospora kifunensis encodes:
- a CDS encoding RapZ C-terminal domain-containing protein, translating into MFTTKTVRIVSFGFGHPEGIPQGADAIHDLRRAYRDPHVSPEMRYLTARDSRVRRAVYRTPGIANQVRAIVLGVQALLEGPSGEEVVIAVGCAGGRHRAASVAHICALLVRRQLDVEVELVQRDLDLPVIERTARGDSIQNLASAATRALQELAAAVRSEHDADAAVKALITEHQVPEALAGVLDAAAAAITGAAPESYGSGYHWPSIERADMVGGAGSQIRLAVQPLV; encoded by the coding sequence ATGTTCACCACCAAGACCGTCCGGATCGTCAGCTTTGGCTTCGGCCACCCCGAGGGCATCCCGCAGGGCGCCGACGCGATCCACGATCTGCGAAGGGCGTACCGCGACCCGCACGTCAGCCCGGAGATGCGCTACCTGACCGCCCGGGACTCCCGGGTGCGCCGCGCCGTCTACCGCACCCCGGGCATCGCGAACCAGGTCCGGGCGATCGTCCTCGGCGTCCAGGCGCTCCTGGAGGGCCCCAGCGGGGAAGAGGTCGTCATCGCCGTAGGGTGCGCCGGCGGCCGTCACCGTGCAGCCTCCGTGGCCCACATCTGCGCGTTGCTCGTGCGCCGCCAGCTCGACGTCGAGGTCGAGTTGGTCCAGCGCGACCTCGACCTGCCGGTGATCGAGCGCACCGCCCGCGGCGACTCCATCCAGAACCTCGCCAGCGCCGCCACCCGGGCCCTGCAGGAGCTGGCCGCGGCCGTGCGGTCCGAGCACGACGCGGACGCCGCCGTGAAGGCCCTGATCACCGAGCACCAGGTGCCGGAGGCGCTGGCGGGCGTGCTGGACGCGGCGGCCGCCGCCATCACCGGGGCTGCGCCGGAGTCGTACGGCTCCGGCTACCACTGGCCGTCCATCGAGCGCGCCGACATGGTCGGCGGCGCCGGCAGCCAGATCCGCCTGGCCGTCCAGCCCCTGGTGTAG
- a CDS encoding SAF domain-containing protein: MSTTVTRPDGTSVPPAGPSSITPATPARTLTARRRRPALLGLSIALVATGGLLGAYAVLATGQHASVLALARPVTEGAVITDSDLTTASITLDPAALKPIRSADRGLVVGKRAANDLHPGALVTKDDLTDAPLVAANQQLVGILLKPGQLPSSPLAPGMAVLIVTTPTQDPNAPSPIGAPPTMAAKVVRVGAPDTTGALTLDVAVPATDGPVLAARAATGRIAVIVAPKDAG; the protein is encoded by the coding sequence TTGAGCACCACCGTCACCCGGCCCGACGGCACCAGCGTGCCCCCGGCCGGTCCTTCATCCATCACACCAGCCACTCCGGCGCGCACGCTCACCGCGCGTCGCAGGCGCCCGGCCCTCCTCGGCCTGTCCATCGCCCTCGTGGCCACCGGCGGCCTGCTCGGCGCCTACGCGGTCCTGGCGACCGGTCAGCACGCCTCGGTTCTCGCGCTCGCCCGCCCCGTCACGGAGGGCGCGGTCATCACGGACTCGGACCTGACCACGGCGTCCATCACGCTGGACCCCGCCGCGCTCAAGCCGATCCGCTCGGCGGACCGCGGTCTGGTCGTCGGAAAGCGGGCCGCGAACGACCTGCACCCCGGCGCCCTGGTCACCAAGGACGACCTCACCGACGCCCCCCTGGTCGCCGCCAACCAGCAGCTCGTCGGCATCCTGCTCAAGCCCGGACAACTGCCGTCCTCCCCGCTCGCTCCGGGCATGGCGGTACTGATCGTCACCACCCCGACCCAGGACCCCAACGCGCCTTCCCCGATCGGTGCGCCGCCGACCATGGCCGCCAAGGTCGTCCGGGTCGGTGCCCCGGACACCACCGGCGCGCTGACGCTCGACGTCGCGGTGCCCGCCACCGACGGGCCGGTCCTTGCCGCCCGGGCGGCCACCGGCCGGATCGCCGTCATCGTGGCTCCGAAGGACGCCGGCTGA
- a CDS encoding DUF6919 domain-containing protein: protein MFKLRMSRADRRRWRSAASLAELGELTAQWLEGRIESRAGYAPGFGPDAETTEYPRLVEALAACNRRGFVTECSQPGLVEVGTDGNWWHQRAAVGGFTNDPAVLDTLRTVAKQHGLLIIEHRPVSTGGRTGPQGIVATERGGRPWTTFGNGLTVRDIRRIWRGAGRDAVAETEQAWQVTLADPRFGCHSSLFDVLLVAFADVPVCVRCYCTEANPCPGDCSWAPKTDTGDLCDACAAECAGEN, encoded by the coding sequence GTGTTCAAGCTCCGCATGTCCCGCGCTGACCGGCGGCGCTGGCGCTCGGCCGCCAGCCTCGCCGAGCTCGGCGAGCTGACCGCCCAGTGGCTGGAGGGCCGCATCGAGTCCCGCGCCGGGTACGCACCCGGCTTCGGCCCCGACGCCGAGACCACCGAGTACCCGCGGCTGGTCGAGGCCCTGGCCGCGTGCAACCGGCGCGGGTTCGTCACCGAGTGCTCCCAGCCCGGCCTGGTGGAGGTCGGCACGGACGGCAACTGGTGGCACCAGCGCGCCGCCGTCGGCGGGTTCACCAACGACCCGGCCGTCTTGGACACGCTGCGCACCGTCGCCAAGCAGCATGGCCTGCTGATCATCGAGCACCGCCCCGTCTCCACCGGCGGCCGCACCGGGCCGCAGGGGATCGTCGCGACCGAGCGCGGTGGCCGACCCTGGACCACCTTCGGGAACGGGCTGACCGTCCGGGACATCCGCCGGATCTGGCGCGGGGCCGGCCGGGACGCCGTGGCCGAGACCGAGCAGGCATGGCAGGTGACGCTCGCCGACCCGCGATTCGGCTGCCACAGCAGCCTGTTCGACGTCCTGCTCGTCGCCTTTGCCGACGTCCCGGTGTGCGTGCGCTGCTACTGCACCGAGGCCAACCCGTGCCCGGGCGACTGCTCCTGGGCACCCAAGACCGACACGGGCGACCTGTGCGACGCCTGCGCGGCCGAGTGCGCCGGCGAGAACTGA
- a CDS encoding CpaF family protein yields the protein MLTGRPLHADPSVQAAPAPGPADLPPGFRPGPVIVPPAVQAVPYAQPSPPAAPVPPSRAPQPVAPAAVSDDSDIDHELVAQVKQQVADSFYKELERDPNMPRATQMQRGRALISDAVAVWGQATSLQTRTPTPPAVERRLAAAVFDLLFRAGGLQQYLDDENVENIFVNGYDRVFVDYGDSGRVRVPPVAASEDDLRDLLRDLARRGNSGERTLSTSAPFLALTLEDGSRMQVMTEVTPGDSTFVTIRRHRVRDIDLPGLVTLGTIDTTLQALLASLIKAKKNVMVVGTQGVGKTSLLRAMAREIPSDERYGTLETEFELFLHEGGNNDQIVPMEAREGNGETANGRAAGEITVGDMIYPALRMSLRRMVVGEVRGPEVVAMLRVMTNGEGGSLCTLHARKPHHTFDRIAELYLEYGHGMTEALAYRQCANGLDFVVFVTLVDEAGIGGRRHRFVSHVLEVTGMGENGRPATNTVFGPRPETGEQRAVPLMHPACLPDLVRAGFPAHLLDNPNGSWDRPLDLLVRVP from the coding sequence ATGCTCACCGGTAGGCCCCTCCACGCCGACCCCTCCGTCCAGGCCGCGCCCGCCCCGGGCCCGGCGGACCTGCCTCCCGGCTTCCGGCCCGGGCCCGTTATCGTCCCGCCTGCTGTCCAGGCGGTGCCGTACGCCCAGCCGTCACCACCAGCGGCCCCCGTGCCGCCGAGCCGCGCTCCCCAGCCGGTGGCGCCTGCCGCGGTCTCCGACGACAGCGACATCGACCACGAGCTGGTCGCCCAGGTCAAGCAGCAGGTCGCCGACAGCTTCTACAAGGAGCTGGAGCGCGACCCCAACATGCCCAGGGCCACGCAGATGCAGCGCGGCCGCGCCCTGATCTCCGACGCCGTCGCCGTGTGGGGGCAGGCCACGTCCCTGCAGACCCGCACACCCACCCCGCCGGCCGTCGAACGCCGCCTGGCCGCAGCCGTCTTCGACCTGCTCTTCCGCGCCGGAGGCCTGCAGCAGTACCTGGACGACGAGAACGTCGAGAACATCTTCGTCAACGGCTACGACCGGGTCTTCGTGGACTACGGGGACTCCGGCCGCGTCCGGGTCCCGCCGGTCGCCGCCTCCGAGGACGACCTGCGCGACCTCCTGCGCGACCTCGCCCGCCGAGGCAACTCCGGTGAGCGCACCCTGTCCACCAGCGCGCCGTTCCTGGCGCTCACCCTGGAGGACGGCTCCCGCATGCAGGTGATGACCGAGGTCACCCCGGGCGACTCGACCTTCGTCACGATCCGCCGCCACCGCGTCAGGGACATCGACCTGCCCGGCCTGGTGACCCTCGGCACGATCGACACCACCCTCCAGGCGCTCCTCGCCAGCCTGATCAAGGCCAAGAAGAACGTCATGGTGGTCGGGACCCAGGGTGTCGGCAAGACCAGCCTGCTGCGGGCCATGGCCCGCGAGATCCCCTCCGACGAGCGGTACGGCACCCTGGAGACCGAGTTCGAGCTGTTCCTCCACGAGGGCGGCAACAACGACCAGATCGTCCCGATGGAAGCCCGCGAGGGCAACGGCGAGACCGCCAACGGCCGGGCGGCCGGCGAGATCACCGTCGGCGACATGATCTACCCCGCGCTGCGCATGAGCCTGCGCCGCATGGTCGTCGGCGAGGTCCGCGGCCCCGAGGTCGTCGCGATGCTGCGCGTCATGACCAACGGCGAGGGCGGCTCGCTGTGCACCCTGCACGCCAGGAAGCCGCACCACACATTTGATCGAATCGCGGAGCTCTACCTGGAGTACGGCCACGGCATGACGGAGGCCCTGGCCTACCGTCAGTGCGCCAACGGACTCGACTTCGTCGTCTTCGTGACGCTGGTCGATGAAGCGGGGATCGGCGGGCGGAGGCACCGCTTCGTCTCCCACGTGCTGGAGGTGACCGGCATGGGCGAGAACGGGCGGCCGGCGACGAACACCGTGTTCGGCCCGCGCCCCGAGACCGGCGAGCAGCGCGCTGTGCCGCTGATGCACCCCGCCTGCCTGCCCGACCTCGTCCGCGCCGGCTTCCCCGCCCACCTGCTGGACAACCCCAACGGCTCCTGGGACCGGCCGCTCGACCTCCTGGTGAGGGTGCCGTGA
- a CDS encoding Pycsar system effector family protein: MSTNTETAEPKPQAPAEPDGARYEAKRGLVLAELTRTDGKASALLAALGLPLGVLVVAVPSHDLGPVTTVLVMLGGAGLVAAALLALQVLRPSLGSGPGTPGTWVYWARCSREDLAADLDTDHGPEPVQELALLALAKFKKLRWAVDCTAAALVVLAAALASALI; encoded by the coding sequence ATGAGCACGAACACCGAGACCGCGGAGCCGAAGCCACAGGCCCCGGCCGAGCCGGACGGCGCGCGGTACGAGGCCAAGCGCGGCCTGGTCCTCGCGGAGCTGACCCGAACCGACGGCAAGGCGAGCGCGCTGCTGGCGGCGCTGGGCCTGCCGCTCGGCGTCCTGGTGGTGGCGGTCCCCTCGCACGACCTGGGGCCGGTGACGACCGTGCTGGTGATGCTCGGCGGCGCCGGTCTGGTCGCGGCGGCGCTGCTGGCCCTGCAGGTGCTGCGGCCCTCGCTCGGCTCCGGCCCGGGCACCCCGGGCACCTGGGTCTACTGGGCGCGCTGCAGCCGCGAGGACCTGGCCGCCGACCTGGACACCGACCACGGCCCGGAGCCGGTCCAGGAACTGGCCCTGCTCGCCCTGGCCAAGTTCAAGAAGCTGCGGTGGGCGGTGGACTGCACGGCCGCCGCGCTGGTCGTCCTGGCCGCCGCCCTCGCCTCCGCCCTGATCTAA
- a CDS encoding ATP-binding protein has translation MLRRSAALAAAVVGLAAGLLPAFPASADDIGQCPPGSTWTGDICMVITSPGGPGGGGGSGGTGGGGGNGGGGGTTTGGGPATCSFKGQTVPCDSPNWGWFDSEDGCYYALMDPPPAAGDPAWAGHQPGDGKVYVRTCLLPGSGGGIVAGPSAQDGPTWLQTPPSGFGGGAPSPAQLAQQAFVLMKFDPPDIATAPGSGKKGVLGMPVWMWATPSAASWGPLQQSASAGGDSVTVTAKVTQIVWTMGDGQTVTCTGPGTPYTPDKGDAMSPDCGYRYTTTSAGQSSGAFPVTATTTWTVHWAGAGQEGDLPPVTKTSTTALTVGEVQVLN, from the coding sequence GTGCTGAGACGCTCGGCCGCGCTGGCCGCGGCCGTCGTCGGCCTGGCTGCTGGCCTCCTCCCGGCCTTCCCGGCCTCCGCCGACGACATCGGGCAGTGCCCGCCCGGCAGCACGTGGACCGGTGACATCTGCATGGTCATCACCTCGCCGGGAGGTCCCGGCGGTGGCGGCGGCAGTGGAGGTACCGGTGGTGGCGGCGGAAACGGCGGCGGCGGGGGAACTACCACAGGCGGGGGCCCGGCCACCTGCTCGTTCAAGGGCCAGACCGTGCCGTGCGACTCGCCTAACTGGGGCTGGTTCGACTCGGAGGACGGCTGCTACTACGCGCTGATGGACCCGCCCCCGGCGGCCGGAGACCCGGCCTGGGCCGGCCACCAGCCCGGGGACGGAAAGGTCTACGTCCGCACGTGCCTGCTGCCCGGATCCGGCGGTGGCATAGTGGCCGGCCCGAGTGCGCAGGACGGGCCCACCTGGCTCCAGACCCCGCCCTCGGGGTTCGGCGGTGGGGCGCCGAGCCCGGCTCAACTCGCTCAGCAGGCCTTCGTGCTGATGAAGTTCGACCCGCCGGACATCGCCACCGCGCCCGGCTCCGGGAAGAAGGGTGTGCTCGGCATGCCCGTCTGGATGTGGGCCACCCCGTCAGCCGCCAGCTGGGGACCGCTGCAGCAGAGCGCGTCCGCCGGTGGCGACAGCGTCACGGTGACTGCCAAGGTCACCCAGATCGTCTGGACGATGGGCGACGGCCAAACCGTCACCTGTACCGGCCCCGGTACCCCGTACACCCCCGACAAGGGTGACGCCATGTCACCGGACTGCGGATACCGGTACACCACCACCAGCGCAGGCCAGAGCAGCGGTGCCTTCCCGGTCACCGCGACCACCACGTGGACCGTCCACTGGGCGGGCGCCGGCCAAGAGGGCGACCTGCCGCCCGTCACGAAGACCTCGACCACGGCGCTGACCGTCGGAGAGGTGCAGGTCCTCAACTAG